The Streptococcus viridans genome contains the following window.
GTGTCAAGAGAAGAAACGTTCTGGAATCGTGTGATTGAATTAAGTAAAAAGACATTTAAAAAAGAAATCTTTGACTATTTTGTCCTTACTTCAAGACTCATCAAAGTCGATCAACAAGAAGCCGTTATTTATTTAGATGCAGAAGTAAAAAAATTATTCTGGGAAGAAAATATGACAAAGGTGATTCTGACTGCTGGATTTGAAATTTATGCAGTAGAATTAACCATTTCCTATCAATTCAATCTTGAAGAAGAGGAAGAAGAAAAGGAGTTTATTCCCCTTTCAGAAATAACCAGAGACTATGCAGTGAGCCATGCTCCAATAGTAGATTTGCCTCCTATCCAAACAGGATTAAGAAAGAAATACACCTTTGATAATTTTGTAAGTGGAGACGGAAATCAATGGGCTTTGGCTGCCGCTTTAGCAGTTTCTGAAAACCTTGCTACCACTTATAATCCTTTATTTATCTATGGAGGACCTGGTTTAGGTAAAACGCATTTGCTCAACGCGATTGGGAATCAGATTATGGAAAACTACCCAAATGCTCGAGTAAAATACATCCCAGCAGAATCCTTTATCAATGAATTTTTAGAGCGTCTTCGCCTAAATGATATGGATACCTTTAAAAAAACCTATCGAAACTTGGATCTGCTCTTAATTGATGATATTCAATCGCTTGGAGGAAAAAAGGTTACAACTCAAGAAGAGTTCTTTAATACCTTTAATGCTCTTTATGGGGATAATAAGCAGATTGTCCTAACCAGCGATCGTAGTCCTGATCATTTAGATAGCTTAGAAGAACGTCTAGTCACGCGCTTTAAGTGGGGCTTGACGCAAAATATTACACCACCAGATTTTGAAACTCGAATCGCAATTTTGAGAAATAAAATCGAAGACCTGGACTTTACTTTCCCTGATGATACACTTGAATACCTAGCAGGTCAATTTGATTCTAACGTCCGAGACTTAGAGGGTGCGTTGAATGATATCTCTCTTGTGGCAAGAGTAAAAAAAATCAAAGATATTACAATTGATGTCGCAGCTGAAGCCATTCGAGCTCGTAAGAATGAAGCCTTACAAATTACGGTGATTCCTATCGAAAAGATTCAAACGGAAGTTGGAAAATTTTACAATGTCAGTGTCAATGAAATGAAAGGATCTCGACGGGTTCAAAATATTGTCCTAGCTCGACAAGTAGCTATGTACCTCGCCCGCGAGATGACCGACAATAGTCTTCCTCGTATCGGTCGTGAATTTGGAGGAAAAGACCATACAACGGTCATGCATGCTTATGAAAAAATCAAAGGGATGATCGAAATTGATGACAATCTCAGACTTGAGATTCAAACCATCAAGAAAAAATTAAAGTAATCCCATGTGGACAATCCTAGAAAAACTTGCTTCTTTTTCCACATGTTGTGAACAAGGAACTTTTCAATTCCTGCCTGGCTTTAGAAGAGTTTTCCACATGTTCCACATACTCTACTATTACTATTAACTTACTAATACTAAAATAATAAAAGGAGATCTCATGATCAATTTTTCTATTAACAAGGCTTATTTCCTGCAAGCTTTAAATACGACAAAAAGAGCCATTAGTTCAAAAAATGCAATTCCAATCTTATCCACTATTAAGATTGATGTCACTTCTGAAGGTATTACTCTCATTGGATCAAATGGACAAATCTCAATCGAATACTTTATTTCTGTTAAAGATGACAATGCAGGCCTTCTAGTAACGACACCAGGTGCTATTCTTTTAGAAGCAACTTTCTTTATCAATGTTGTATCCAGTCTACCAGATGTCGTTTTAGATGTGAAAGAAATCGAACAAAAACAAATTGTATTAGTTAGTGGAAAATCAGAAATTACCCTTAAAGGGAAAGATGCAGAACAATATCCTCGTATTCAAGAAATTTCAGCCAGCAACCCTCTAACGCTCCCAATTCAAACTTTGAAGAAAATCATTTCTGAGACAGCTTTTGCAGCAAGTACCCAAGAAAGTCGTCCGATTTTGACAGGAGTTCATTTTGTTCTTTCTGATCACAAGGAATTAAAAACGGTGGCAACGGATTCTCATCGAATGAGTCAAAAAAATATTACCCTTGAAAAAAATGGGGATAACTTTGATGTTGTGATTCCAAGCCGTTCTTTACGCGAATTAACGTCTGTCTTTTCAGATGAGATTGAACAGGTTGAAGTCTTCTTTGCCAATAACCAGATTTTATTTAGAAGTGACAATATCAGTTTCTATACACGCCTGTTGGAAGGAAACTATCCAGATACGGATCGCTTGATTCCAACAGAGTTTAGTTCGGAAGTAACCTTTAAAGTTGCTCATCTTCGCCAAGCCATGGAACGGGCCCGCCTGTTGTCTAATGCTACTCAAAACGGTACTGTTAAATTAGAAATCGCTAGTGGGGTTGTTTCTGCCCACGTCAATTCTCCTGAGGTAGGGCGCGTGAATGAAGAAATTGATACAGAAGCAGTTTCGGGAGATGATTTAAACATCAGCTTCAACCCAACTTATTTGATTGACGCTTTGAAAGCCATTGAAAGTGAAAAAGTCGTCATTCGCTTCATCTCTGCAGTTCGTCCCTTTACATTGGTACCAGCAGAGGAATCTGAACGCTTCATTCAATTAATTACACCAGTTCGGACTAATTAAGGGCCAAAAGCTAGCATTGAATAGGCTAGCTTTTCGTCTTCTATGTTGATGAAAGGAAAATTCATGTATCAGGTCGGTGATTTTGTAGAAATGAAAAAACCCCATGCTTGTATCATCAAAGCAACAGGGAAAAAAGCCAATCGTTGGGAAATTAGGCGAGTAGGAGCAGATATTAAAATTCGTTGTAGCAATTGTGATCATATAGTCATGATGAGCCGTCACGATTTTGACCAAAAAATGAAAAAAGTATTGTAAAAGGTTCAGTCATCGAGGTGACTGAACCTTTTGTATTATTTTAATTCTTCAAATTTTCCATCTTTTACTTCTTTGAAGCCATTAGACTTAAAGGTTTTAAGTGTTGTTTTGTAGCCGATGTAATCAACATTTTGATTTTCTTGTGCAGCAATTAACTGATTTTCTTGTAATTCTTTTAAATCTGCCTTGGTATAATCAATCTTTGTTTTTTCAACGAGATAGTCATCCTTATATTCTGCAGAGTGTGAGAATCCTTTGACATCTTTGAATTTTTTCATTATCTTGTGCTTTGAATTATGTTATAATAAAAGGGATTGAAATGTGAACGGAGAAAAAGAAAAATGGCTTTAACAGCAGGTATCGTGGGTTTGCCAAACGTTGGTAAATCAACCCTATTTAATGCAATTACAAAAGCAGGAGCAGAGGCTGCAAACTATCCCTTTGCGACCATTGATCCCAACGTTGGGATGGTAGAAGTTCCAGATGAACGCCTCCAAAAATTGACGGAGATGATTACTCCTAAGAAGACAGTCCCAACAACCTTTGAATTTACAGATATTGCAGGGATTGTAAAAGGTGCATCAAAAGGAGAAGGTCTCGGTAATAAATTCTTGGCCAATATCCGTGAAGTGGATGCTATTGTCCATGTAGTTCGTGCCTTTGATGACGAAAATGTCATGCGTGAGCAAGGTCGTGAAGATGCTTTTGTAGATCCATTAGCAGATATTGATACCATTAATCTTGAATTGATTCTTGCTGACTTAGAATCTGTAAATAAACGCTATGCACGTGTGGAAAAGATGGCACGTACGCAAAAAGATAAGGATTCCGTTGCAGAATTTAATGTACTTCAAAAGATTAAACCAGTTCTTGAAGATGGTAAATCAGCTCGTACCATTGAATTTACAGATGAAGAACAAAAAGTTGTCAAAGGTCTTTTCCTCTTGACTACTAAACCAGTTCTGTATGTAGCAAATGTGGATGAGGATGTCGTTGGAGACCCAGACTCTATCGAATATGTGAAGCAAATTCGTGACTTTGCAGAAACAGAAAATGCAGAGGTAGTGGTGATTTCTGCGCGTGCGGAGGAAGAAATTTCTGAGTTAGACGATGAAGATAAAAAAGAGTTTCTTGAAGCCATTGGTTTGACAGAATCAGGTGTGGACAAGTTGACGCGTGCAGCTTACCATTTACTCGGACTTGGAACTTACTTCACAGCTGGTGAAAAAGAGGTACGTGCGTGGACCTTCAAACGTGGTATGAAAGCTCCTCAAGCAGCTGGAATCATCCACTCAGACTTTGAAAAAGGATTTATCCGTGCAGTAACTATGTCTTATGATGATTTGGTGAAATACGGATCTGAAAAGGCGGTAAAAGAAGCGGGACGCTTGCGGGAAGAAGGAAAAGAATATGTTGTCCAAGATGGCGACATCATGGAATTCCGCTTCAATGTATAAAGAAAACAAGTGAATAACCAAAAGGTTGGAAAAAAATTCCAACCCTTTTGGCTTTTGAAAGGGAAAGCAAATGACAAAATTAATCGTCGGATTGGGGAATCCGGGAGATAAGTATGTGGAAACCAAACATAATGTAGGGTTTATGCTAGTGGACCAGTTGGCGAAGTCTCTCAATCTCACCTTCTCACATGATAAGATTTTTCAAGCAGATGTGACCTCCACCTTTATAGATGGAGAAAAGGTCTTTTTAGTCAAACCAACCACCTTCATGAATGAGAGTGGCAAGGCCGTGCACGCACTTTTAACCTATTATGGCTTAGAGGTGGAAGATTTGGTCGTTATTTATGATGACTTGGATATGGAAGTCGGTAAGATTCGCCTTCGTACCAAAGGGTCAGCTGGAGGCCACAACGGAATCAAGTCGATCATCAACCATATTGGAACTCA
Protein-coding sequences here:
- a CDS encoding DUF951 domain-containing protein — translated: MYQVGDFVEMKKPHACIIKATGKKANRWEIRRVGADIKIRCSNCDHIVMMSRHDFDQKMKKVL
- the dnaN gene encoding DNA polymerase III subunit beta, with protein sequence MINFSINKAYFLQALNTTKRAISSKNAIPILSTIKIDVTSEGITLIGSNGQISIEYFISVKDDNAGLLVTTPGAILLEATFFINVVSSLPDVVLDVKEIEQKQIVLVSGKSEITLKGKDAEQYPRIQEISASNPLTLPIQTLKKIISETAFAASTQESRPILTGVHFVLSDHKELKTVATDSHRMSQKNITLEKNGDNFDVVIPSRSLRELTSVFSDEIEQVEVFFANNQILFRSDNISFYTRLLEGNYPDTDRLIPTEFSSEVTFKVAHLRQAMERARLLSNATQNGTVKLEIASGVVSAHVNSPEVGRVNEEIDTEAVSGDDLNISFNPTYLIDALKAIESEKVVIRFISAVRPFTLVPAEESERFIQLITPVRTN
- the ychF gene encoding redox-regulated ATPase YchF, whose protein sequence is MALTAGIVGLPNVGKSTLFNAITKAGAEAANYPFATIDPNVGMVEVPDERLQKLTEMITPKKTVPTTFEFTDIAGIVKGASKGEGLGNKFLANIREVDAIVHVVRAFDDENVMREQGREDAFVDPLADIDTINLELILADLESVNKRYARVEKMARTQKDKDSVAEFNVLQKIKPVLEDGKSARTIEFTDEEQKVVKGLFLLTTKPVLYVANVDEDVVGDPDSIEYVKQIRDFAETENAEVVVISARAEEEISELDDEDKKEFLEAIGLTESGVDKLTRAAYHLLGLGTYFTAGEKEVRAWTFKRGMKAPQAAGIIHSDFEKGFIRAVTMSYDDLVKYGSEKAVKEAGRLREEGKEYVVQDGDIMEFRFNV
- the pth gene encoding aminoacyl-tRNA hydrolase; the encoded protein is MTKLIVGLGNPGDKYVETKHNVGFMLVDQLAKSLNLTFSHDKIFQADVTSTFIDGEKVFLVKPTTFMNESGKAVHALLTYYGLEVEDLVVIYDDLDMEVGKIRLRTKGSAGGHNGIKSIINHIGTQTFNRIKIGIGRPKQGMSVVHHVLGKFDQDDYATILLAIDKSEEALRFYLKDGQFEKTMQQYNG
- a CDS encoding DUF1307 domain-containing protein, encoding MKKFKDVKGFSHSAEYKDDYLVEKTKIDYTKADLKELQENQLIAAQENQNVDYIGYKTTLKTFKSNGFKEVKDGKFEELK
- the dnaA gene encoding chromosomal replication initiator protein DnaA, which encodes MSREETFWNRVIELSKKTFKKEIFDYFVLTSRLIKVDQQEAVIYLDAEVKKLFWEENMTKVILTAGFEIYAVELTISYQFNLEEEEEEKEFIPLSEITRDYAVSHAPIVDLPPIQTGLRKKYTFDNFVSGDGNQWALAAALAVSENLATTYNPLFIYGGPGLGKTHLLNAIGNQIMENYPNARVKYIPAESFINEFLERLRLNDMDTFKKTYRNLDLLLIDDIQSLGGKKVTTQEEFFNTFNALYGDNKQIVLTSDRSPDHLDSLEERLVTRFKWGLTQNITPPDFETRIAILRNKIEDLDFTFPDDTLEYLAGQFDSNVRDLEGALNDISLVARVKKIKDITIDVAAEAIRARKNEALQITVIPIEKIQTEVGKFYNVSVNEMKGSRRVQNIVLARQVAMYLAREMTDNSLPRIGREFGGKDHTTVMHAYEKIKGMIEIDDNLRLEIQTIKKKLK